The DNA region TGAGTATGATGGTATTAGAACTTGGATGAAGTATATAAATCCTGATGTTGCTTGCATTTCTAGAAATACTCTTGTTTCTGATATTAACCGAATCTAtttgaaggagaaagaaaaactcAAGTATGTTTTGACTACTATTCAGAATAGAGTTTGTTTAACTTCAGATTTGTGGACAGCGTGCACTAGTGAGGGTTATATTTGTTTGACTGCCCATTTTGTTGATAATGACTGGAAATTGAATagtaaaatacttagtttttctcATATGCCCCCTCCACACTCAGGAGTTGAATTAGCTGCAAAATTGTTTGAATATTTGAAGGAATGGGGAATTGAGAAAAAGGTTTTCTCTTTGACATTGGATAATGCATCTAGTAACGATAACATGCAAGTTCATTTGAAAGAGCAACTCTCTTTGCATGATAGTTTATTATGTGACGGTGAATTTTTTCATGTTCGTTGTTCTGCTCATATATTGAATCTCATTGTCCAAGAAGGTTTGAAAGTGGCTACTGTGGCTTTGAATAAAATTAGAGAGTCGGTCAAGTATGTTAAAGGTTCAGAGACTAGGATGAAGAAATTTGGAGAGTGTGTACAAGCAGTTGGTAACATTGATACTAGTATTGGCTTGCGATTGGATGTGTCTACTCGTTGGAACTCAACATATTTAATGCTGGATAGTGCCATCAAATATAAAAAAGCTTTTGCTTCTCTTCAATTCAATGACAAGAATTATAAATATTGTCCTTCAAGTGAAGAGtggaaaagaggagagaaaataTGTGAGTTCCTTGAGCCATTTTATGACACTACTAATTTAATCTCTGGTTCTTCTTATCctacatcaaatttattttttatgcaaGTCTGGAAAATTGAAGTTTTGTTAAAGGAAAACTTATCGAATGAAGATGAGGTGATAAGTTGTATGTGTAAAAAAATGATGGAGAAGTTTGACAAGTATTGGACTCAATATAGCATGGTGCTTGCATTTGGAGCTATTCTTGACCCACGAATAAAGTTTTCGATGTTAGAGTTTTTTTATTCAAAGGTTGAAAGTGATGCTCTTAAATGCCAAAAGAAGATGGATCTTGTGAAGACAAAATTGTATAAGCTTTTTGACCAGTATTCTAATACGAACAATACAAGTTCTTCACAACCACAATCTTCTACCACACATACACTTTCACAAAGTGTAGGAGGAGTTAAGGGAAAGAACAAAAGAATCTTTGATGTAAGTACTCTAATATTTTTTTCCTTGTATTCTCTgattgatttataattttttttcactaCTATTTCAATTAATGCAGGAAATGATGGCATATGAGAGCCAAACAATTACAAGTGCTGGAAAATCTCAATTGGATCTCTATTTAGAGGAGCCAAAACTTGAATTTGCTTATTATCAAGATTTGGATATTTTGGAGCATTGGAAGAATCAAAAGCATCGATATCCaacacttgcactaatggcatgtGATGTTTTAGCTATTCCTATAACTACTGTTGCATCTGAATCAGCTTTTTCCATTGGTGCTCGTGTACTTACCAAGTATAGAAGTTGCACCCTTCATGAAAAAGTACAAGCTCTTATTTGCACTCGCAATTGGTTACATGGTTATGCTattggtaattttatttattttagttatgtTTTTAACTTAGTTgatattactattttattattattttattttttaattatcttcaTCCTTGTATATTTTATGTGCAGATAAAGATAATGAAGATAATGCAAGTATCAAAACAACATTCTCTAAGCAAGAATCAAATACTCTAGAAGAGGATATCAATGAAGAGAAAAGAGATGAAGGAGGATCAGAAGAAATTGATGTGGATGATGTTATtgatagaatttaaaaaatattgtgttAGAGTCATTGAATTTTTCgtttcagttttattttatgttttggcAGTATTGTGGACTTGCTGATTGCTGTGGTTTGTGGACCTGCGGACTGTGAGTGTGACTGTGGTGTAGTAGTGCTTACAATTACTTGCTGAGTTGTTGTAAATGTAATGCTGTTATATTTTGGCAGTATGTTGACTTGCTGATTGCTGTGGACTGTGGACCTGCGGAGTGCGGACTGTGGCTTTGGTGGAGTAGTGTTTATTTGTTGAGTTGCTAAAAATGTAATGCTATTATGTTTTGGCAGTATTGTTGACTAATGACTTGCTGATGGCTGTGGATTGTGGTTGTGGACCTACGGACTGTGGTTGTGGTGTACTGGTGTAGTAGTGCTTACTTGTTGTAAATGTAATGTTGTTGTGTAATCTCTTTAAGTGGTATCTCTTAGTTAGTTAATTATTTTATGGTGTAGATTTGCAATTTTGTAAGTTGTAGACCATAGTTGGAAATTAGAATCCGGATTCTGGAATTCTGGTCTTTTGGATTGAAATTTGAAGTCTgcattagaatttagaatttgtagtCTACACTATGgaatatgaaaatataaaataagtaACCGCTGCAGTTTTGTATTTTAGTATGAAGGATTTGGATTTTGGAGTCTTCGAATAGTTAATGCAGTTTTGCAATGAAGTAAACAGCGCTGGATGAGAATAATTATCACTTATCAGTGATGATTTTTCATATtgattagtttattttttttatttttttttattttttacaggcccgcgggttggcccgcttAACCCGCAGCCCGCCTTGAATTGGGTTGGGTTGAAGATTTTGCAGTCCGCCGGGATGGTGGGtcggcccgccccgccccgccaaatgttgggtttttggtgggttggcccgccccgctaCGGGTTGGCCCGTTTGACGGCTctaatcatccatagccatagaaTACACgataaagtagcagacactaattaaaattttaagtaaacagctaaatagtcacaagggtaaaaactgagattaacttataatctcaaaggtctcacatagtagagaaatatggatccattctcctactacctttattgtcacaatagtacatgtggtatgaatcacatgctacgatgttattctctttactaaaaagcaCGCATATTTTTCTTAATatttaacatcgtacatattttgatctagacatacctaatgtctaatcttgaattcaacatataAATTCCAATCTAGACTTCAACAAGTTCAacaaatggtgggtgcatttacttcgatcattattaacacataaatgatctcaacttgacacaattatcaaggcaacCTTAACTTATGGTTTGTCTCTTTTCACAGCTATGTAAGATGTCCCATAAGTAaaggtcttacctctatttatactcaataaacagagatgattgtccatgtgagtggaccaatctcaacctgtCACATGCttaccgagatcttatatgaatgtaataaaaataacatatacactgaataaattatgacaaatcacacaatcaaatcataaagtttgattgttatttcaatattgttacattctacgaagtcctaaagactttacatgttctttaaatgactctctaGTTATTGACTTAGTAAAAAGATCTGTAAGTATAACACGTGTAAGaacatactcaagaattacttttcttttagccacaatatccctcacaaaattatatttaatttctatatgcttacctttgctgtgatatttgggatccttgaaaaaagttattgcagcttgactgtcacaataGACAGTTACTAGACTCCGACTGTCCTCAATAATTTTCAAATGCTTCATGAACCTTTttaaccagactgcttcttgtaCATCCGctaaacatgccacatattcagcttccattgttgacaaagctacacaagcttgtttcttgctgttccttGAGATGACGTTAATGTTGGATTGAGACCGcgcttgaggggggggggggggtgaatagcgctcgtggctttcacgcgtttcatATTCGTAAATTGATGAGAAAAGAAGCGGAATAATTAAAAGACACAACAgaacaccaagagttacttggttcggagcgttgagcgactcctactccaaggcccgtgatcgttgatcgctttcggtgggcaacaactataatattgcAAAATTCAGTACAAGTATGAAATGGATACAACAAAAatttaaagcaataccgacaactaAATTACAGAAATCGGAGtgccgggttgtcggggacttgtcgtagcttggCCGGAACCTTTCGTTAGCAGCACACAGGAAAAGGAACACTTGAGCGTTGGTCTTTTGAAGTGCTGCTCGAAATCTGCTTATATAACCTgctgaaggtgcctccatgcctgcccgaggcgcctccaacttgccGAGTCAGCCGCATGAATCAGAACAGAACTGGTCGCAACTTatatgcttgaaggcgcctccatcaccctttgaggcgcctcaaagtagtggtccaaggcacctccaatgatcaTTGAGGCACCTCTAGCTCCTCTTCACAGCCAACTCACACTCtgcacctgaggcacctccaagctccatgagggtgcctcgggtactgttcatccgaggtaggATGTGCACTTTAgtccctgcaaaatgtgttagttcacaaaacacccacataccctgcaagacaaagttaacacacatataaatccaataaaaagagtatttgacagtctctagattgtccggttctgacttcgaatttccgaccgaaaaccctaagtcgaaccgacgcctactgttccctcttccggggaacgagtcctcacctattccactcTGGAGATCATACCTCATGCCAGTTCGGTCCACCAGACctactggactttccgcctagggttaccgcccctagggtttttctccacctagggttacctccccctaggacctaaggttacccccccttaggatttctcctccttctagggttaccaccccctagaacctaaggttactgtcccttagggttttccaccacttagggttaccacctcctaggacctaaggttattgtcccttaggatttttcacctgcttaacaacagttaggactttcctacaaactcattcaagcacattagataacaattaaacttaactttgaatcccttttgccattatcaaaactaaggttcgatcgtctgatgcttcccgcaccaacaatctccccctttttttattatggcaacttaaattcaaagttaagtagaaaaatataataaaaaatgttaCTAGCATAAGTAAAAGTTTAACACAAGCATAAATATGATAAGCACAaataaagctcccccttaatagaatCTTACAAGAACTCCCCTTAATAAAGGCTccccttaaatttttttaaaaattttcaaactttcaaactttctttgaatttctttatacgctctccctttgtcatacatcaaaataactAAGGGAGAAAAAgaatttctttgaatttctttagTTTAAGAAACCTAAATTCTTCAGAAATAATTtcatcttatttttcaaaaatagagcGTCaaataaatacttagcttttaaagaGGGAATGAAAAAATTGAAGAAATATAAAAGCTTTTAAATGGAGGATTAAACACACTTTGGAAAACacttaattttcttgtaaaacttttagctaagtgtagtttttgactttgaaaagtaacttagctaatttttgagAAGCTTTTAAACACCAAAAAAAACTTAGTCAAATTTGGAAAGAAGCTTTAGGAAGTAATActtagataattttgaaaaatggttaactTGAAAAAGCTTGTAACATTTTAACCAAGGTCATTTTTACTCTAGAAAGatattcctaaagtccaagcatgagtaactgaaattccttggccacatgtctaaccattagttactagttgattacctagagggcaacaactttcacttggctagtcaagttaagttagtgatctagttatatttgactaagtctggataacttaacttgattactattattttggtatttattgtttagacttactgcgatgcacagaaataagcattctgaagtctagactgtaccctatgcatctcactccattctaagtatttcaaacacaaacaagttatgtctagtgtgcttgtgagatgctttggttgaaatctaggggaacatgatttctagggttagtgcctaggctaagtccaaattttgaaaatataagaaattgggattttgaaaatatcatttttcctagaattttgaaACCAATTTGAAAAAGTAAGTTGATAAATATAGTAAACAGaaaataagttctattctactaagcacattcctatttgctttctaagtgtactgaactcaagttcaggtaaggactTTATGAATATGTCAGTcatgtttgatttggactcaacatagttaagtacaatatcacctttagctacgtgatcccttacaaaatggtgttttacttctatatgtttagtccttgagtgatgaattgagttcttagttagattaattgaacttatattatcaattgaaatttttattttctgatattctagttgataatctttaagtgtatgcatcatccataacaattgagatgcacattctcctagggctatgtattctgcctcagtggtagataaaataacacagtgttgctttcggCTTGactaacttactaggcattgacctagaaattgGTAGCTGtaacttgtgctttttctatctaacttgcacccggcatagtctgaatcagagtagCCAGTTAAGTCAAGGGTGCAAGACCTAGGGTATCAGAGTCCTACATTTaaagttcccttaatatacctaagtattcttttgacaaagattaagtgagactcttttgcacaagattgatatcttgcacacatacctaccgcAAAAAGAATGTCCgatcggcttgcagttaggtatagtagacttcctatcgcacttcgatagtatttcaagtctactggtttacttTCTAAGtttgagtcaattttaatattagtggtcattggtgtattaatatttttaaagttttccattccaaattttctaactaattccttagcatatttagtttgataaatgtaaattccatctttggtttatttaatttgtaaacctaaaaaaaagttaagttcacctaccagactcatttcaaattcatttttcattaatttggtaaattcttttaaaaatttggagtTGGTTGATCGAAAAATTATACcgtctacgtaaatttgggctataaaaatatctttttctaagatttttacaaagagggttggatctatttgaccttggttgaacccttttgatattagataattggacaaacgttcataccaagccataagagcttgttttagtccatatagggccttttttagtctaaagacatgatttagatgttctaagtcctcaaatcctgggggttgacctacatatatctcttctttaataaatctgtttaaaaatgcagattttacgtccatttggtatagcttgaatcccttgtgtgctgcataggccaacaacattctaatggattcaagtctggctacaggggcataggtctcatcctagtctaacccttctacttgattgaaccctttagctactaacctagctttgtttctaactatttcgccttgatcatctaatttgtttctaaagacccatttagtatcaattacggtcttgttaatgggtttagggacTAATTCCCAGAtatgatttctttcaaattgggctaactcttcttgcattgctaaggtcCAATCTAGGTCTGGTAGgacttcatctatagttttggaTTTAATTTTGGAAATGAGAGCTATTTGGGTTAGGTtcctataagatgatctagttctgactcttaGAGTtgaatcacccaaaatttggttagatgggtgatcggtgcttgttcttgttggtcttatatttgggttagtaattggttcttcagattcattaggttcaggttgaatttcttCATTATCATCTGTATATCTTGAGTTAACATTTtctatattattattttcatttattatattgggtagtttattttcttcatcaaatattacatttgttgtttcttcaacttttagggtatttttgttatacactctatatgccctactggttgttgaataccctaaaaatattcctagggttatttttgatgaaaatttctcTAAGTAGTCTctagtgtttaaaataaatacttttaaataatttaagttaggaattttattatagtatatttcatagggtgttttattatgaaatttgttaattaaaatcctattttgtatataacaggttgtattaattgcttcaacccagaattgattaaataatttatattcgtttaacatggttctagcggcttcttgtagggttatgtttttacgttctactagaccattttgttgggggtgtcctagggcaagaatattcatatttatacccattaatttcataaaattcaataaaattatgattttcaaattctcccccatggtaacttctaattctttttatctgagatgctttttcattttatattaatttacaaaaaactTTAAACATTTCAAGAGTTTCATCTTTgggttttataaattttacccaagtaaatcttgagtagtcatcgattattactaagcaatattggtttttgcttagtgacttggctctatGTGAATCAAGCAAGTCTAGGCGAAGAAGCTCAAGTATTGAAATTGTTCtgtttaggttggttaacttatgaTTTGACTTAacttgtttgccttgttgacaagcatcacaaaatgaattttctataaattttaatttgggcagacctctaactagaccattttgactcatttttgaaatgagtcttgtatgAGTGTGACTTAGTCTCCTGTGctacaactcagtttcctcttgttgtgttaataaacactctagtgaggaggttggtaggtctatagtataaatattcttttttcgaatacccttaagtgtaatttcaggattattaatattcttaattatacattcagtttttgaaaatgtgactaaatatcctgagtcacataactggctaataccaagtaaattgaaattgaattgttcaactaataatacttttcgaatgtaaaaatcagaatttaattggatattacctattccgattactttaagggtTCCGTCGTTGCCGAACGCGACAtaccctaggttcttgagtttcaacTTCGTGAATTTTAGTCTGTCTCTAGTCATGTGTCTaaagcatccactatctagcatccattgatccaaatctttatgttcctacataaagtatttgatttgggtcaatttaCTAGATTTAGAAGATAGTTTGACAGAAATTAtcttaatgttccatctcacccagtctaaatGATCAACCATGGTATTCCtatgggtgtttgtgagatggtttattaagttaattgagtaAATTAGGTTAAGTCAATTAAATTGAATTGGATTTTAGTTAATTATTAAAtcgattaattaagttaattgattaattaagttaaattataaaattaattaattaagttaattgattaattaatttaaattattaaattaagttgaatttattaagttaattgattaagtaagttaattgattaatttgattgattaagttaattgattaatttaaactaagttaattgattaatttgattgattaagttaattgattaatttaaactaaattcAACCTAAATCTATCTCAcctgattctaagttatcaatcagggaaccttaagtagttttgtgagatggttatctttgatttagattatttctaaggattaatttatatttgagttaaacttaggtttttcaattagtcaattaaatatgtatttcaagGATTGATTCCTAGgttgtggcaaggcactaggccttcttgggtatgtgatcatccaccacttcttagacagaaccgctcaaagaaatgtcatatttaattttctttttgaaatccctaagtttaactgaacaagtgtaaattatgcctaggtctaGGCCTGTTCAACCGGTTGATTAACCGGTTTACCGGTTTATCAATTCCGGTTAATCGCATTTTATTGACAACCGGTTAATCGACCGGTATTATTACCAGTTCTACCGGTTCCGGTTGAACCGGTTCCGGTTAGTTAACCGGTTCCAACCAAGAACCGGTAAGCCTAGTAACTATTAGTAATTGGATTAAAGCCCAACCCAAATAAGTAAATTAAAGCCCAGTTGCAAGCTTAAGTTGCACGTGTTTCAATTCTCCGTGTATAGACCCAAGTCCAACTGGAAGCTGGAAGAGGGAGGGAGGAAGAGCTGAGGGCAGTCATCTGTGAGAGAGAACGGAGTGTCGAAGGAAAACCTTCGCCGGCTGACGTGATCGGAGTGCGAGGGAGGGAGGGACGGagggagggagaggagagaattgggaGAAGTGGCGTCTATTGATGGAATCGACAAGTAGTTCCCTTGCTAGTGTAGGAGGcggcggcgacggcggcggcggcggcggcggcggtgacAGCTGGCAGTCGAAGGGGCGGATATGGGAGTTCCAGCGGGACATGATCGCCGGGGCGGTGATGGGAGGCGCAGTTCACACCGTGGTGGCGCCGATCGAGCGTGGCAAGCTGCTGCTCCAGATGTAGGAGAGGAACGCTACGCTCCTTGGCTGTGGCCGCCGCCTCCAGGGTATGATTGATTGCATTACCCGCACCGTTCGCGAGGAGGGAATGCTCTCTCTGTGGCGTGGAAATGGCACCGGCGTCATCCGATACTACCCCTCTGTCGCTCTCAACTTCTCCCTCAAAGGTATTCTCATCGAAACCTTGCGTCCTTCTTCGAATCGTTAACTTTTTCTTCCGAGATTGGAATATTTCTTTGTTctccgttgttattttttttGTTCGACACGTGATTGGGCGGTCGATTCCAAAGAATTGAATCGATGCTAATGGTATACTTTGATTTTGTCACTTCTAAGCGATCTCGATGAAAGGAATGAAAGAGTCTTGTTCTCTCTATCATATTCTTTTGGGGAATTGATACTGTTTTTTGGCCATCACGGATGTCAATGCATTGCTTTGGTTAATTCTATTCTTGATTCAGGATGTAAGGAATGTATGACGTTGATGCTTGATCACATAATTCTAGTGAATTGATTCCTTTAAACCACTTGCTTGAGACTGTTAGATGAGTTCTGGACTAAAGCCCAGCTGAATGAGTTTTAAATTATCAATAagcattataaattttatttatttatttatttttaatatatattataatagCAAACTTATGTTAGGTGTTTGAGAATATCATTTGCCAACTTAGATTAACCGGTTTAAAATATACTAAATCGAAAACCGAACCGGTTAACCGGAACCGGTAAGGTACCGGTTTCGGTCCGATTTTCGGTTTGTCGATTTTTTTGCACAGCCCtacctaggtccttaatctatcctaatctaaacacGCATAATTCAAGTAAATGAACAATCATCAAacagttttatttatttattaagatagtttttctattggctccccctatattatagcctcgatatggtctatcaaggtaatgaacttgatccttggggacgcaatattgaccaagtccaacttgattgaccaagttggacttaggtactcaTGCCTGGACTATTTTACTATTCGGTCTGTTAATAAGTGATAAATAAGACCAATATTTCTTTTTagctttatatcctagtccagatcgattgtatacgactttctgttttccaagaatcaagtcaagattcttggaactcagtgtaaaccgttccaaaatccttgacttgacttttcaggctggaattctcttcctcaagtttttggacttgagttgaggttccagtctgaacagggTCAGCCAAGGACTCagtattagtcacttctttaaggggtgttacctcctttagaagcgacttgatctgAACATTGGATTTTGATAACTTAtgcattaaaaaattaattaaattatatagatGATTTGTACTTACAGAgtggtttggcccttcggaaacggatgcggatctgtggcttctctagGACTTGGCTTCTGATTCATCCTCGCTTTCGGATTCGTTGAC from Zingiber officinale cultivar Zhangliang chromosome 4B, Zo_v1.1, whole genome shotgun sequence includes:
- the LOC121978465 gene encoding zinc finger BED domain-containing protein RICESLEEPER 2-like, encoding MDSTSQKQTVILDDELESAKHDKGSIKRSKETSDIWVYFKKIKGVDSIDKAECIGCKKQYKCGGKQYGTSTLWRHLKICDKLKFNDVGQMILDQDGKMRSKKINQKLSRELLACAIIRHDLPFSFVEYDGIRTWMKYINPDVACISRNTLVSDINRIYLKEKEKLKYVLTTIQNRVCLTSDLWTACTSEGYICLTAHFVDNDWKLNSKILSFSHMPPPHSGVELAAKLFEYLKEWGIEKKVFSLTLDNASSNDNMQVHLKEQLSLHDSLLCDGEFFHVRCSAHILNLIVQEGLKVATVALNKIRESVKYVKGSETRMKKFGECVQAVGNIDTSIGLRLDVSTRWNSTYLMLDSAIKYKKAFASLQFNDKNYKYCPSSEEWKRGEKICEFLEPFYDTTNLISGSSYPTSNLFFMQVWKIEVLLKENLSNEDEVISCMCKKMMEKFDKYWTQYSMVLAFGAILDPRIKFSMLEFFYSKVESDALKCQKKMDLVKTKLYKLFDQYSNTNNTSSSQPQSSTTHTLSQSVGGVKGKNKRIFDEMMAYESQTITSAGKSQLDLYLEEPKLEFAYYQDLDILEHWKNQKHRYPTLALMACDVLAIPITTVASESAFSIGARVLTKYRSCTLHEKVQALICTRNWLHGYAIDKDNEDNASIKTTFSKQESNTLEEDINEEKRDEGGSEEIDVDDYVDLLIAVDCGPAECGLWLWWILLTNDLLMAVDCGCGPTDCGPRVGPLNPQPALNWVGLKILQSAGMFYRFRLNRFRLVNRFQPRTGGGGDGGGGGGGGDSWQSKGRIWEFQRDMIAGAVMGGAVHTVVAPIERGKLLLQM